The Candidatus Poribacteria bacterium genome contains the following window.
TGCTGTCAAAGGATTAATCTCCTATTACGGTTTGGAAGTCTCAGGATTAGCCGCCGACTTCTGGTCGCACCCCGGCCCCGCTACGGATGAGGGGCAGGAGGACGACAGATACTACAAGTTGTTCAAAGAGAGTCTCCAACTCGCCTTGGATCTCGGATCGCCCGCGATTCGTGTGGACACAGTAGATGATCCCGAAGCCGGAATTCCGGGCGTTGAGCCTGAGAAAGCCTGGGATCGGATCGTCTCCGTCTGGAGACGCTGTGCACAAGTCGCCGAAGATCACGGCGTGTTAATGCTCTGGGAATTTGAACCCGGATTTATGTTCAACAAACCCAGCGACATTGTCAATATGCCACAAGCAGTGGGGCATTCCAATTTCAAGGTGATGTTCGATACCTGTCACGCACAAATGTGTGCAGTTGTCGGTGCCCGGCAGCCCGGAGAGCAGGAGACCCTCGGCGATAATGGAGTCATTGACTTGGCGCGTCAACTCAAGGGTCAGATCGGTCACTTCCACCTCATCGATTCCGACAACACGCTCCATGACGACGAAACAAGCACACACGCGCCTTTCGGAGATGGTGTGCTCGATTTTGACGCGATTATTCCGGTCATCATGGATGAGACTGGCTACGACGGGGATTGGTTCTCTATCGATCTCTGTTTCTGGCCCAACGCCTGGGATGTCACGGAAGACGCAAAGAAATTCCTAACCCCGTATTTGGAAAGGTATTAGGGTTTCTAATTTATGGTCACCTGACCTGCACTCCATCATATTACGCGTAAGTTCTTGGTTAAATTGTAGTAGGGGCGAGGTCCCCTCGCCCTATAGGCGAGTTTAACAAGACCAAGCCCGTAAGCGGAGCGGAGGGGTTTTTGCTTGGGTGTTTCTTCTAGATCTACGGAGAGGATCGTTGGTCATTCAACGCACCTGACCGACCCGCAAGGTATAATTAAAAATGCTGAATCTGCGTTCATTAGATCCTCTCATCGAACTTGCCTTTGAAGAGGACATCGGTATCGGTGATATAACAACAGAAGCAACAGTGCCGTCCACACAGGAGGGGATAGGAACCCTATTCGCTAAGAGTGACGGCAGTGTCGCAGGACTCCCAGTCGCCGAACGCGTCTTCGCAAAATTAGATGAGACCCTGGCGTTTCGTGGGCTTGTCGCTGATGGGGACGCTGTGAA
Protein-coding sequences here:
- a CDS encoding sugar phosphate isomerase/epimerase, producing MAKKLSIGSWAYAFGPYEDNPIPFDTVVKTLSDLEFDGIEIGAFKPHIDINDYPMKSDRDAVKGLISYYGLEVSGLAADFWSHPGPATDEGQEDDRYYKLFKESLQLALDLGSPAIRVDTVDDPEAGIPGVEPEKAWDRIVSVWRRCAQVAEDHGVLMLWEFEPGFMFNKPSDIVNMPQAVGHSNFKVMFDTCHAQMCAVVGARQPGEQETLGDNGVIDLARQLKGQIGHFHLIDSDNTLHDDETSTHAPFGDGVLDFDAIIPVIMDETGYDGDWFSIDLCFWPNAWDVTEDAKKFLTPYLERY